One genomic segment of Deinococcus sp. YIM 134068 includes these proteins:
- a CDS encoding ABC transporter substrate-binding protein, which translates to MTRPLMVLSFALGVGVASAQSNILQLPLINDPIMNPLIAPELGSILVNKVIFPGLVRPNEDLQPVPDLARSWTITNGGLVYTFTLRDDVRWHDGKPFTADDVVFTFNTARDPKSGSRLASDFSSIKSVEARGRNTVRFVLSRPFAPFLILLGHNAGILPKHLLEGKDLNSATAFNRQTPIGTGPFKVSRVVPGASVTLVANRDYYGGAPKLDGITFKVVPDLNTQVAQLRSGGLDWVTLEPSNLPSVQGAQNVTIKQADAVQHYLVFFNQKNPLFTSATVRRAMQYAVNRRAIIDGILKGYADYPTGTIPTALRTYYDKSIKPVTYDPAQARKLLLQAGWRPNAQGILVNARGEPFKFTLIVDKGNATREQAALAVQQDLKRVGMDVTLQTLEFATLVRDYLIPGKYDANLIWWTTPPDPDQYSFYATGQDNNEAAWSNARADALLRRGRETVDPAARKNIYNAYQRLTMQDPPVLVLYYPKELQAISRRLTGVPDLGIRDALRHTERFDLR; encoded by the coding sequence ATGACAAGGCCGTTGATGGTGCTGAGTTTCGCTCTGGGCGTGGGGGTGGCGAGCGCGCAGTCGAACATCCTGCAACTGCCGCTGATCAACGACCCGATCATGAATCCCCTGATCGCGCCGGAGCTGGGCAGCATCCTGGTGAACAAGGTGATCTTTCCGGGCCTCGTGCGGCCCAACGAGGACCTCCAGCCCGTCCCGGACCTCGCCCGGAGCTGGACGATCACCAACGGGGGCCTGGTCTACACCTTCACCCTGCGGGACGATGTGCGCTGGCACGACGGCAAGCCCTTTACCGCCGACGACGTGGTGTTCACCTTCAACACGGCCAGGGACCCCAAGAGCGGCTCGCGGCTGGCGTCGGACTTCAGCTCCATCAAGTCCGTGGAGGCGAGGGGCAGGAACACGGTGCGCTTCGTCCTCTCCCGCCCCTTCGCGCCGTTCCTGATCCTGCTGGGGCACAACGCAGGTATCCTGCCCAAGCACCTTCTCGAAGGCAAGGACCTCAACTCGGCGACCGCCTTCAACCGCCAGACGCCCATCGGGACCGGCCCCTTCAAGGTCTCGCGGGTCGTGCCCGGCGCGAGCGTCACGCTGGTCGCCAACCGGGACTACTACGGCGGCGCGCCCAAACTGGACGGCATCACCTTCAAGGTCGTGCCGGACCTGAACACCCAGGTCGCGCAACTGCGCTCCGGCGGCCTCGACTGGGTGACGCTGGAACCCAGCAACCTGCCGAGTGTCCAGGGGGCGCAGAACGTCACCATCAAGCAGGCCGACGCCGTGCAGCACTACCTTGTCTTCTTCAACCAGAAAAACCCCCTCTTCACGAGCGCCACGGTTCGGCGGGCCATGCAGTACGCGGTGAACCGCCGGGCGATCATCGACGGCATCCTCAAGGGGTACGCCGACTATCCGACCGGCACCATTCCCACGGCGCTGCGGACGTATTACGACAAGTCCATCAAGCCCGTCACCTACGACCCGGCGCAGGCGAGAAAGCTTCTCCTCCAGGCAGGCTGGCGACCCAACGCCCAGGGTATTCTTGTCAACGCCAGGGGTGAGCCTTTCAAGTTCACCCTGATCGTGGACAAGGGCAACGCCACCCGTGAGCAGGCGGCGCTGGCCGTGCAGCAGGACCTGAAGAGGGTCGGGATGGACGTGACGCTCCAGACCCTGGAGTTCGCCACGCTGGTACGCGACTACCTGATTCCCGGAAAGTACGACGCGAACCTGATCTGGTGGACCACGCCGCCCGACCCGGACCAGTACTCGTTCTACGCCACCGGCCAGGACAACAACGAGGCCGCCTGGAGCAATGCCCGCGCCGACGCCCTGCTCCGGCGGGGCCGCGAGACGGTGGACCCCGCCGCCCGCAAGAATATCTACAACGCCTACCAGCGCCTGACCATGCAGGACCCGCCCGTG